Proteins encoded in a region of the Oscarella lobularis chromosome 5, ooOscLobu1.1, whole genome shotgun sequence genome:
- the LOC136187642 gene encoding E3 ubiquitin-protein ligase RNF185-like, producing MSSESVNTDETRPNPPSNDDEQNKESQDGNFDCNICLATAKDAVISMCGHLFCWPCLHTWLETRPRNPVCPVCKAAIDRKKVVPLYGRGSSSSDPRDKPTPPRPQAQREERPQNQGFFGGGNMFDFSGVHVAFGLPFGVFAAGQVGGNAADNPQEAEERTLSQILLGFGVLFIIWLMFQAS from the exons ATGTCGTCCGAAAGCGTCAATACGGACGAGACTCGTCCAAACCCGCCatcgaatgacgacgagcagAACAAAGAATCGCAAGACGGCAACTTCGACTGTAATATCTGTCTCGCAACGGCAAAAGATGCCGTCATCAGCATGTGCGGACATTTATTCTG CTGGCCATGCCTTCACACG TGGCTCGAAACGCGACCGAGAAATCCCGTTTGTCCCGTCTGCAAGGCGGCAATCGATCGCAAAAAGGTCGTTCCCCTCTACGGAcgcggctcgtcgtcgagcgatcCGCGCGACAAACCGACGCCGCCACGCCCCCAAGCGCAGAGAGAAGAACGACCACAAAATCAAGGG TTTTTCGGGGGTGGCAATATGTTTGATTTCTCGGGCGTTCACGTCGCTTTTGGTCTTCCCTTCGGAGTATTCGCCGCTGGACAG GTTGGTGGCAACGCCGCTGACAATCCTCAAGAAGCTGAAGAACGAACTCTTTCACAAATTCTCCTCGGCTTTGGAGTTCTTTTCATTATCTGGCTAATGTTTCAAGCTTCTTAG
- the LOC136187673 gene encoding LOW QUALITY PROTEIN: rhamnosyl O-methyltransferase-like (The sequence of the model RefSeq protein was modified relative to this genomic sequence to represent the inferred CDS: inserted 2 bases in 1 codon; substituted 1 base at 1 genomic stop codon): MYSYRYGVVHKECSVMKGQEDMILFHQFISYVKPATVIELGSFNGGSALWMSDMLNLLDIPSIVYSMDIDPTLLDEKVKRHAPSNLKFLQGDTAALEKTFSSSFMSECARPLVIVEDSHNNFPNILDYFHPFFKTGDYLIVEDSNPFVPLALXHSXYEATGDDFKLNDLKKFMTEHEGVYAVDSFFTDFFGYNVTNNWHGYIRRM, from the exons ATGTACAGCTACAGATACGGGGTCGTGCACAAGGAATGCAGCGTGATGAAGGGCCAAGAAGACATGATCCTCTTCCATCAATTCATCTCCTATGTCAAACCCGCCACCGTGATCGAATTAGGATCATTTAACGGTGGAAGTGCTCTCTGGATGTCGGACATGTTGAACTTGCTCGACATTCCGTCCATTGTATATTCAATGGACATTGATCCGACGTTGTTAGATGAGAAGGTAAAACGCCATGCTCCGTCGAATTTGAAGTTTTTGCAAGGCGACACGGCGGCTTTGGAgaaaacgttctcgtcgtcgttcatgTCTGAGTGCGCTCGTCCTCTAGTAATTGTCGAAGACTCGCACAATAATTTTCCCAACATACTCGATTATTTTCACCCGTTTTTTAAGACAGGGGATTATTTGATTGTCGAAGATTCTAATCCTTTCGTACCACTGGCTCTTTGACATTC CTATGAAGCTACAGGAGATGATTTCAAGTTGAAtgacttgaaaaaattcatgaCTGAACATGAAGGTGTTTACGCAGTTGATAGCTTTTTTACCGATTTCTTTGGCTACAACGTGACGAATAACTGGCATGGCTACATTAGAAGGATGTAG
- the LOC136187641 gene encoding nicotinate-nucleotide pyrophosphorylase [carboxylating]-like: protein MTTLSTILSPLSLKTLASQWLAEDTPSFDYGGYIVGDKDEEAILWMKSTGVLAGCPFVSTVFDELKCEINWTVAEGDYVDTTSGRVKVARVRGAARRLLLGERVALNCLARASGVATHARRLRKLAEAANWKGHLAGTRKTTPGFRLVEKYALHVGAMATHRYDLSSMIMLKDNHIWSVGGITKAVQDARKLAGFSMKIEVECRSLDEAIEAGKAGADIVMLDNFEPSNLHATAKRVKETFPSIILEASGGIQEGNIEKYFGPHVDVISMGSATQGYSTVDFSLKVDKERETSMQHGGEGSQI, encoded by the coding sequence ATGACGACTCTGTCGACGATTCTCTCTCCTCTGTCTTTGAAAACGCTGGCGAGCCAGTGGCTAGCTGAAGATACCCCTTCATTCGATTACGGCGGCTACATCGTCGgcgacaaagacgaagaagcgatccTGTGGATGAAATCGACGGGTGTTCTCGCCGGATGTCCCTTCGTATCGACAGTTTTTGACGAACTAAAGTGCGAAATCAACTGGACTGTCGCCGAAGGCGACTACGTCGATACGACCAGTGGCAGAGTGAAAGTGGCTCGTGTACGCGGCGCGGCgcgccgtcttcttctcggCGAGCGCGTCGCTTTGAATTGTCTggcgcgcgcgagcggcgttGCCACGCACGCGCGCCGCCTACGAAAACTCGCCGAAGCAGCGAATTGGAAGGGTCATCTTGCCGGCACGCGTAAGACGACACCGGGATTTCGGCTCGTCGAAAAATATGCCCTTCACGTGGGCGCCATGGCAACGCATCGATACGATCTTAGCTCCATGATTATGCTCAAAGATAACCATATATGGTCGGTGGGCGGAATTACCAAAGCTGTACAAGACGCGAGAAAATTGGCTGGATTTTCAATGAAAATCGAAGTGGAGTGTCGTAGTCTGGATGAGGCTATTGAAGCTGGAAAAGCAGGAGCTGATATCGTTATGTTGGATAATTTCGAGCCTTCTAACTTGCACGCGACGGCTAAGAGAGTGAAGGAGACTTTTCCTTCGATTATTCTTGAGGCAAGTGGGGGAATTCAAGAGGGGAATATAGAGAAATACTTCGGCccgcacgtcgacgtcatttcgatGGGAAGTGCAACGCAAGGCTATTCCACTGTCGATTTTTCACTGAAAGTAGACAAAGAGCGAGAAACAAGCATGCAACACGGCGGAGAAGGAAGTCAAATATAA
- the LOC136187672 gene encoding alkaline ceramidase 3-like: MPPSYPDNGTGLWGKTTSTLDWCEENYAVTIYIAEFWNTITNIAFVLPSVVALARASKDKLESRYVLSHFLLVLVGVGSWSFHGTLLYSMQMLDELPMLFSACCFLYCTWTCNVSPGRTTRFAKAVTFFYALLTSCAYLRINEPLFHEAAYGFVVVLLVLHATYRARTIGCSARLYVVSIGGFAIGFFLWNLENQLCPSIRAMRDRLAWPLRPITQLHALWHLFTGIAAYVHILLSYSMRMKFLGHPTKIVHLAGILPILKPPTSWIETKEK, encoded by the coding sequence ATGCCGCCTTCCTATCCAGACAACGGCACGGGTCTGTGGGGAAAGACGACATCGACATTAGACTGGTGCGAAGAGAACTACGCCGTGACAATCTACATAGCCGAGTTCTGGAACACGATAACAAACATCGCGTTCGTCCTTCCGTCGGtcgtcgcgctcgcgcgcgcgagcaAAGACAAATTGGAATCGCGCTACGTCCTATCGCACtttcttctcgtcctcgtcggcgtcggatcGTGGTCGTTTCACGGGACCCTACTCTACTCTATGCAAATGCTCGACGAATTGCCCATGCTCTTCTCCGCTTGCTGCTTCCTCTACTGCACGTGGACTTGCAACGTGAGTCCGGgtcgaacgacgcgtttcgctaAGGCCGTCACCTTTTTCTATGCACTTCTCACCTCGTGCGCTTATCTTCGAATTAATGAGCCCCTCTTTCACGAAGCCGCCTacggattcgtcgtcgttcttctcgttcttcacGCGACGTATCGCGCGCGCACGATCGGCTGCTCGGCGCGGCTCTACGTCGTCTCCATCGGCGGATTCGCTATTGGTTTCTTCCTGTGGAACCTCGAGAATCAACTCTGCCCGTCCATACGTGCTATGCGCGATCGACTTGCGTGGCCGCTGCGTCCCATTACGCAGCTACACGCACTCTGGCATCTGTTCACCGGCATCGCTGCCTATGTGCACATACTGCTGAGCTACAGTATGAGAATGAAATTTCTCGGCCATCCTACCAAAATCGTTCATCTCGCCGGAATTCTTCCCATTCTCAAACCGCCAACATCGTGGAttgaaacgaaggagaaatga
- the LOC136187670 gene encoding SAGA-associated factor 29-like, with protein sequence MSRTGLIVDPVCEMAEGGVKATLKELHGLVKKTQEHRVAAETTITNIHRTQDKMKNEAKVSTYFKNKLKTLYQNGIEDARKEAELLQQCLDKINEVKTVKVKTASLSKSVLFVNDSDIRKPKTAMRRGVLMSMLHQAAHQLPVWKPSFPLEKPSHLCKPPPLCGAMPPEPGHVSKPGEQVCARIKTSEGEEQWILAEVVSYNVHQGKYTVEDIDEEGRSSRESHVLTRRKVSPLPTMKADPTLSPSALHLKGQLVMAIYPQTTCFYRGIIDALPNMADNDYSVLFEDNSYAEGYSPPLKVPQRYVLPIKEARKR encoded by the exons ATGTCGCGTACGGGTTTGATTGTTGATCCCGTATGCGAAATGGCGGAAGGCGGCGTGAAAGCCACTCTAAAAGAACTCCACGGTCTCGTGAAAAAGACGCAG GAACATCGCGTCGCCGCTGAAACTACAATCACAAACATACACCGGACTCAAgacaaaatgaaaaacgAAGCAAAAG TGTCAACCTATTTCAAGAACAAATTGAAGACTCTCTATCAGAATGGAATAGAAGATGCGCGAAAGGAAGCCGA GCTCTTGCAACAATGTCTTGATAAAATCAACGAAGTGAAAACCGTGAAAGTAAAAACAGCATCACTAAGCAAATCAGTGCTTTTTGTAAACG ATTCAGACATCAG AAAGCCCAAGACTGCGATGCGACGCGGCGTTCTCATGTCGATGCTGCACCAGGCGGCACATCAGCTACCCGTTTGGAAGCCGTCATTTCCTCTTGAAAA GCCTTCGCACCTGTGTAAACCACCTCCATTGTGCGGAGCCATGCCTCCAGAACCAGGCCACGTATCAAAGCCTGGAGAGCAG GTATGTGCTAGAATAAAAACatctgaaggagaagagcagTGGATATTGGCCGAGGTAGTGAGTTATAATGTGCACCAAGGAAA GTACACTGTTGAGGACATTGATGAAGAGGGAAGAAGCAGTCGAGA ATCTCACGTTTTGACTCGCCGTAAAGTCAGCCCACTTCCGACGATGAAAGCAGATCCAACCCTATCGCCATCGGCACTTCACCTCAAAGGACAA CTTGTCATGGCAATCTATCCGCAAACAACGTGCTTCTATCGGGGAATAATTGACGCTCTCCCAAACATG GCAGATAACGATTACTCGGTATTGTTTGAGGACAATTCCTATGCAGAGGGCTATTCACCACCGCTGAAGGTGCCTCAACGATACGTGCTGCCAATTAAAGAAGCGAGAAAAAGGTGA